One genomic region from Amaranthus tricolor cultivar Red isolate AtriRed21 chromosome 12, ASM2621246v1, whole genome shotgun sequence encodes:
- the LOC130828715 gene encoding uncharacterized protein LOC130828715, with the protein MNTNERLGKMALAITQLAYVVNKLVLNEGGLTNLVPIPPCKTMTTTKRNKTSYVLSKRDCHEGVQIRRGSRHLILKKTKEEQDPQHNKALKKLEGKTVDLELTKPTNIDDIEMNKLCCNNNDFQFMNNKKASCALNKSECYKEIQKEKDTVQLFTKEISEDQTQQQSKALKSVEDEALDTELIKTIPVNNIENNKLHQENLYAYCDQVQTIHIDDIELNNLHLQASSSCCELNGFYFIEDEITNFSYDCRYHTNSEQRTEGQLQTQKEFRHEELQEGPLLRKHLKLLHSYGISTTFNLDDSKKHESNAELRTILFKEGGIDAIIDSPQSKAKEEKHNCIIALAKPIEPIELADFCLKTKEDHFQIGLNNNMEAWQDYEAPKEELPAAHKQNSSIQRNMPATKQVEYQSSGQPSLRTMERPTWCTYERGNPRVVIFGHGILSQDLELARSVLTESTRAAPRSRVRQLFDSG; encoded by the coding sequence ATGAATACTAATGAGAGGTTGGGTAAGATGGCTCTTGCCATTACACAACTTGCATATGTAGTGAACAAACTTGTCCTAAATGAGGGAGGATTAACAAATCTTGTACCCATACCTCCATGTAAGACCATGACTACTACAAAACGAAACAAAACAAGCTATGTGCTGTCCAAACGTGACTGTCATGAGGGAGTTCAGATTAGGAGAGGATCTAggcatttgattttgaaaaaaactaaGGAGGAACAAGACCCACAGCACaacaaagcattaaaaaaaCTAGAGGGCAAAACAGTAGACCTTGAATTGACTAAGCCTACGAATATTGATGATATTGAGATGAATAAATTGTgctgtaataacaatgattttcaattcatgaATAACAAGAAAGCAAGCTGTGCCTTGAATAAGAGTGAATGTTACaaagaaattcagaaggagAAGGACACTGTGCAACTATTCACTAAAGAAATCAGTGAAGATCAAACCCAACAGCAAAGCAAAGCTTTGAAATCAGTAGAGGATGAAGCATTAGACACTGAACTAATCAAAACCATACCTGTTAATAACATTGAAAACAACAAACTGCATCAGGAAAACCTATATGCATACTGTGATCAAGTCCAAACCATACATATTGATGATATTGAGTTAAACAACCTGCATTTGCAAGCTTCATCTTCATGCTGTGAGCTGAATGGGTTTTATTTCATAGAAGATGAGATTACTAACTTTTCTTATGATTGTAGGTACCATACAAACAGTGAACAAAGGACTGAAGGGCAGCTACAAACACAAAAGGAATTCAGACATGAGGAGCTGCAGGAAGGGCCTTTGTTAAGGAAGCATTTGAAACTACTGCACAGCTATGGGATCTCAACGACTTTCAACTTGGATGATTCAAAAAAGCATGAGAGCAacgcagaattgaggacaattctgttTAAAGAAGGAGGGATTGATGCAATTATTGATAGCCCACAATCCAAAGCAAAGGAAGAAAAGCATAATTGCATCATTGCACTTGCAAAGCCCATTGAACCTATTGAACTTGCTGATTTTTGCTTGAAGACTAAGGAGGATCATTTTCAAATTGGATTAAACAACAACATGGAAGCATGGCAAGATTATGAGGCACCAAAAGAAGAGCTCCCAGCAGCACACAAACAAAACAGTAGCATACAAAGAAACATGCCAGCAACAAAACAAGTAGAGTATCAATCTTCTGGACAGCCTTCCTTGCGAACCATGGAACGCCCAACTTGGTGCACGTATGAGCGAGGAAACCCAAGGGTTGTCATCTTTGGACATGGAATATTAAGCCAAGACTTAGAGCTAGCACGGAGTGTCCTCACAGAATCCACAAGAGCAGCGCCAAGGTCACGTGTTCGCCAGCTGTTTGATAGTGGCTGA